One genomic region from Cardiocondyla obscurior isolate alpha-2009 linkage group LG01, Cobs3.1, whole genome shotgun sequence encodes:
- the Orp8 gene encoding oxysterol-binding protein-related protein 8 isoform X6, with protein sequence MSSQPIVVPGGEHQRLQPETHSVPVGSSADTFKTMTPPNVSRSLSRISGMGEGSQKMDNLSEKSLESCKLTRKESYKAQRKNYRMEKKRVANELLSSFKDPTVIVMSDWLKVRGTLKGWTKLWCILKPGLLLLYKSPKTKSNHWVGTVLLNTCQVIERPSKKDGFCFKLFHPLEQSIWAPRGPEKEAIGIIMYILRILLAACAVVQPLPTSYLIFRAPSQAAGKCWLDALELSLRCSSLIVRSTSALPRPLPHDATTTHETQWSEADYEKHFDDHEYDTRQVVTLDPVYTLHTDLDDISQPENGVVADAEISASDSESEASAKEDQSSEPITETPYVSNENEVLGTAGEVVTELQEEQKSLIWFLMKQVRPGMDLSKVVLPTFILESRSFLEKLADSYYHADLLSQAVLEDDAFTRMKAVVKWYLSGFYKKPQGLKKPYNPLLGETFRCYWQHPNGSRTFYLAEQLSHHPPISGFYVTNRQDGFTISATIIAKSKFYGNSTSAVLDGIAVLTMLPRGEDYTMTIPYAHCKGILMGTLSMELGGKVNIICEKTGYHTELEFKLKPFLGGSEFMNQVVGRIRLGKETLATISGYWDGLISITDKRTGQESIFFNPTPEVRKKRLKKYTVPLEYQGPWESEKLWYAVTQAINKDDQIAATDAKTRLEEAQRERAKERKSLGQEWIPKYFVQDIITGNWVYRHADVRPWDPRNDVIQYEENYIVRTKTRHKTPIMRTGSIVSTDPQSQIPLLQAESRSSLSVLKSSKRQLSNNMPLADPTHDSGSSSAEAHTDSSQSLGKRKRSTARLIDIMKGIDHQMIEHTEKLNRIQQIVEQVVKKQRESGEQHHNINMFKNFVDTILIIIIVFSVQYFVNIWNNDPTKDPTKG encoded by the exons ATGAGTTCGCAGCCGATCGTGGTGCCCGGCGGTGAGCATCAGCGCCTGCAGCCGGAGACCCATTCCGTGCCGGTTGGCAGCTCGGCGGACACCTTTAAGACCATGACACCACCGAACGTCAGCCGATCCCTGAGCC GGATCTCGGGAATGGGCGAAGGTAGTCAGAAAATGGATAATTTATCAGAAAAG tCGTTAGAATCCTGCAAATTAACACGAAAAGAATCCTATAAGGCTCAAAGGAAGAATTATCgaatggaaaagaaaagggtGGCCAACGAACTATTAAGTTCTTTCAAAGATCCGACTGTTATTGTTATGAGTGATTGGTTAAAGGTTCGTGGCACGTTAAAAGGTTGGACCAAGTTATGGTGTATTTTAAAGCCTGGATTACTGCTGCTGTATAAAAGTCCAAAAACAAAA AGCAACCACTGGGTAGGAACGGTATTACTCAATACGTGTCAAGTCATAGAACGTCCGAGTAAGAAGGATggattttgttttaaattatttcatccTTTGGAACAATCTATATGGGCCCCTCGAGGACCAGAGAAAGAAGCTATTGGTATCATTATGTATATTCTACGTATACTGCTTGCTGCat gTGCTGTTGTACAACCTTTGCCAACATCTTACTTAATTTTTCGCGCACCGTCCCAAGCGGCAGGCAAATGTTGGTTGGACGCACTAGAATTGTCGTTACGCTGTTCTTCGTTAATAGTGCGCTCGACAAGCGCATTACCGCGTCCTTTGCCACACGATGCAACCACCACTCATGAGACTCAATGGAGCGAGGCTGACTATGAAAAGCACTTTGATGATCATG AATATGATACCCGACAAGTAGTAACGCTAGATCCTGTATACACCTTGCATACAGACCTGGACGACATTAGTCAGCCGGAAAATGGAGTAGTAGCTGATGCTGAAATCAGTGCATCAGATAGCGAGTCCGAGGCATCGGCCAAGGAAGATCAATCATCAGAACCAATCACTGAAACGCCATATGTATCTAATGAAAACGAAGTTCTTGGAACG gcCGGCGAAGTTGTTACGGAATTGCAAGAAGAGCAAAAATCTTTGATATGGTTTTTAATGAAACAAGTTCGTCCTGGCATGGATTTATCTAAAGTTGTATTGCCAACTTTCATTCTGGAATCACGTTCATTTCTGGAAAAATTAGCCGATTCGTATTATCACGCCGATTTATTGTCTCA agcAGTGTTGGAGGATGATGCATTTACACGTATGAAAGCAGTAGTAAAATGGTACTTATCGGGATTTTACAAAAAACCACAAGGTTTAAAAAAGCCTTACAATCCACTTTTGGGCGAAACATTCCGTTGTTATTGGCAACATCCTAATGGTTCAAGGACATTCTATTTAGCTGAACAA tTATCGCATCATCCGCCTATCTCAGGATTTTATGTGACAAATCGCCAAGATGGATTTACTATTAGCGCTACGATTAttgcaaaatctaaattttatg gAAATTCTACCTCTGCAGTTTTGGATGGTATTGCCGTATTAACAATGCTACCAAGAGGTGAAGATTATACAATGACGATTCCTTATGCACATTGCAAAGGTATTCTTATGGGAACATTGTCTATGGAACTCGGTGGAAAAGTAAACATAATATGCGAGAAAACCGGCTATCACACCGAATTGGAATTTAAACTTAAG CCATTTCTTGGTGGTTCGGAATTCATGAATCAAGTTGTGGGACGAATACGTTTAGGAAAGGAAACTTTGGCTACTATTTCTGGATATTGGGATGGCTTGATTTCAATAACGGACAAGCGGACAGGA caaGAGAGTATTTTCTTCAATCCAACTCCAGAAGTACGCAAAAAAAGGTTGAAGAAGTATACTGTTCCTTTAGAATATCAAGGACCATGGGAAAGTGAAAAATTGTGGTACGCTGTTACACAAGCCATTAATAAGGATGATCAAATTGCTGCTACTGACGCCAAAACTCGTCTCGAAGAAGCACAAAGAGAACGAGCTAAAGAGCGAAAGAGTCTAGGACAAGAATGGATTCCAAAATATTTCGTTCAA GATATTATAACTGGAAACTGGGTTTATCGACATGCCGACGTAAGACCATGGGATCCAAGAAACGACGTAATACAGtatgaagaaaattatatagtaCGCACAAAGACCAGACATAAAACACCTATTATGCGTACTGGTAGTATTGTTTCTACTGATCCACAATCACAG aTTCCATTATTACAAGCTGAATCACGTTCCTCCTTATCAGTGCTCAAATCTTCTAAGAGACAACTTTCAAATAATATGCCTTTGGCAGATCCAACTCATGATTCTGGAAGCTCATCTGCAGAAGCACATACTGATTCTAGTCAATCcttaggaaaaagaaaacgttcaACTGCTAG GTTAATTGACATAATGAAAGGAATAGATCATCAAATGATAGAACATACTGAAAAATTGAATCGTATACAACAGATCGTAGAACAAGTTGTGAAAAAGCAAAGAGAATCTGGTGAACAAcatcataatattaatatgtttaaaaactTCGTGGATACCATActtattatcattatcgttTTTTCCGTgcaatattttgtaaatatatggAATAATGATCCTACTAAGGACCCTACTAAAGGTTAA
- the Orp8 gene encoding oxysterol-binding protein-related protein 8 isoform X4: MSSQPIVVPGGEHQRLQPETHSVPVGSSADTFKTMTPPNVSRSLSQPADRQPRRGSIQAQSTPLPKLPSTESLSTSINITTGASPISPGISGMGEGSQKMDNLSEKSLESCKLTRKESYKAQRKNYRMEKKRVANELLSSFKDPTVIVMSDWLKVRGTLKGWTKLWCILKPGLLLLYKSPKTKSNHWVGTVLLNTCQVIERPSKKDGFCFKLFHPLEQSIWAPRGPEKEAIGIIMYILRILLAACAVVQPLPTSYLIFRAPSQAAGKCWLDALELSLRCSSLIVRSTSALPRPLPHDATTTHETQWSEADYEKHFDDHDLDDISQPENGVVADAEISASDSESEASAKEDQSSEPITETPYVSNENEVLGTAGEVVTELQEEQKSLIWFLMKQVRPGMDLSKVVLPTFILESRSFLEKLADSYYHADLLSQAVLEDDAFTRMKAVVKWYLSGFYKKPQGLKKPYNPLLGETFRCYWQHPNGSRTFYLAEQLSHHPPISGFYVTNRQDGFTISATIIAKSKFYGNSTSAVLDGIAVLTMLPRGEDYTMTIPYAHCKGILMGTLSMELGGKVNIICEKTGYHTELEFKLKPFLGGSEFMNQVVGRIRLGKETLATISGYWDGLISITDKRTGQESIFFNPTPEVRKKRLKKYTVPLEYQGPWESEKLWYAVTQAINKDDQIAATDAKTRLEEAQRERAKERKSLGQEWIPKYFVQDIITGNWVYRHADVRPWDPRNDVIQYEENYIVRTKTRHKTPIMRTGSIVSTDPQSQIPLLQAESRSSLSVLKSSKRQLSNNMPLADPTHDSGSSSAEAHTDSSQSLGKRKRSTARLIDIMKGIDHQMIEHTEKLNRIQQIVEQVVKKQRESGEQHHNINMFKNFVDTILIIIIVFSVQYFVNIWNNDPTKDPTKG; the protein is encoded by the exons ATGAGTTCGCAGCCGATCGTGGTGCCCGGCGGTGAGCATCAGCGCCTGCAGCCGGAGACCCATTCCGTGCCGGTTGGCAGCTCGGCGGACACCTTTAAGACCATGACACCACCGAACGTCAGCCGATCCCTGAGCC AGCCAGCGGATCGACAACCTCGAAGAGGCAGCATTCAAGCACAGTCTACACCATTACCTAAACTTCCATCAACTGAGTCCCTTTCGACAAGCATTAATATTACCACCGGTGCATCGCCGATCTCACCAG GGATCTCGGGAATGGGCGAAGGTAGTCAGAAAATGGATAATTTATCAGAAAAG tCGTTAGAATCCTGCAAATTAACACGAAAAGAATCCTATAAGGCTCAAAGGAAGAATTATCgaatggaaaagaaaagggtGGCCAACGAACTATTAAGTTCTTTCAAAGATCCGACTGTTATTGTTATGAGTGATTGGTTAAAGGTTCGTGGCACGTTAAAAGGTTGGACCAAGTTATGGTGTATTTTAAAGCCTGGATTACTGCTGCTGTATAAAAGTCCAAAAACAAAA AGCAACCACTGGGTAGGAACGGTATTACTCAATACGTGTCAAGTCATAGAACGTCCGAGTAAGAAGGATggattttgttttaaattatttcatccTTTGGAACAATCTATATGGGCCCCTCGAGGACCAGAGAAAGAAGCTATTGGTATCATTATGTATATTCTACGTATACTGCTTGCTGCat gTGCTGTTGTACAACCTTTGCCAACATCTTACTTAATTTTTCGCGCACCGTCCCAAGCGGCAGGCAAATGTTGGTTGGACGCACTAGAATTGTCGTTACGCTGTTCTTCGTTAATAGTGCGCTCGACAAGCGCATTACCGCGTCCTTTGCCACACGATGCAACCACCACTCATGAGACTCAATGGAGCGAGGCTGACTATGAAAAGCACTTTGATGATCATG ACCTGGACGACATTAGTCAGCCGGAAAATGGAGTAGTAGCTGATGCTGAAATCAGTGCATCAGATAGCGAGTCCGAGGCATCGGCCAAGGAAGATCAATCATCAGAACCAATCACTGAAACGCCATATGTATCTAATGAAAACGAAGTTCTTGGAACG gcCGGCGAAGTTGTTACGGAATTGCAAGAAGAGCAAAAATCTTTGATATGGTTTTTAATGAAACAAGTTCGTCCTGGCATGGATTTATCTAAAGTTGTATTGCCAACTTTCATTCTGGAATCACGTTCATTTCTGGAAAAATTAGCCGATTCGTATTATCACGCCGATTTATTGTCTCA agcAGTGTTGGAGGATGATGCATTTACACGTATGAAAGCAGTAGTAAAATGGTACTTATCGGGATTTTACAAAAAACCACAAGGTTTAAAAAAGCCTTACAATCCACTTTTGGGCGAAACATTCCGTTGTTATTGGCAACATCCTAATGGTTCAAGGACATTCTATTTAGCTGAACAA tTATCGCATCATCCGCCTATCTCAGGATTTTATGTGACAAATCGCCAAGATGGATTTACTATTAGCGCTACGATTAttgcaaaatctaaattttatg gAAATTCTACCTCTGCAGTTTTGGATGGTATTGCCGTATTAACAATGCTACCAAGAGGTGAAGATTATACAATGACGATTCCTTATGCACATTGCAAAGGTATTCTTATGGGAACATTGTCTATGGAACTCGGTGGAAAAGTAAACATAATATGCGAGAAAACCGGCTATCACACCGAATTGGAATTTAAACTTAAG CCATTTCTTGGTGGTTCGGAATTCATGAATCAAGTTGTGGGACGAATACGTTTAGGAAAGGAAACTTTGGCTACTATTTCTGGATATTGGGATGGCTTGATTTCAATAACGGACAAGCGGACAGGA caaGAGAGTATTTTCTTCAATCCAACTCCAGAAGTACGCAAAAAAAGGTTGAAGAAGTATACTGTTCCTTTAGAATATCAAGGACCATGGGAAAGTGAAAAATTGTGGTACGCTGTTACACAAGCCATTAATAAGGATGATCAAATTGCTGCTACTGACGCCAAAACTCGTCTCGAAGAAGCACAAAGAGAACGAGCTAAAGAGCGAAAGAGTCTAGGACAAGAATGGATTCCAAAATATTTCGTTCAA GATATTATAACTGGAAACTGGGTTTATCGACATGCCGACGTAAGACCATGGGATCCAAGAAACGACGTAATACAGtatgaagaaaattatatagtaCGCACAAAGACCAGACATAAAACACCTATTATGCGTACTGGTAGTATTGTTTCTACTGATCCACAATCACAG aTTCCATTATTACAAGCTGAATCACGTTCCTCCTTATCAGTGCTCAAATCTTCTAAGAGACAACTTTCAAATAATATGCCTTTGGCAGATCCAACTCATGATTCTGGAAGCTCATCTGCAGAAGCACATACTGATTCTAGTCAATCcttaggaaaaagaaaacgttcaACTGCTAG GTTAATTGACATAATGAAAGGAATAGATCATCAAATGATAGAACATACTGAAAAATTGAATCGTATACAACAGATCGTAGAACAAGTTGTGAAAAAGCAAAGAGAATCTGGTGAACAAcatcataatattaatatgtttaaaaactTCGTGGATACCATActtattatcattatcgttTTTTCCGTgcaatattttgtaaatatatggAATAATGATCCTACTAAGGACCCTACTAAAGGTTAA
- the Orp8 gene encoding oxysterol-binding protein-related protein 8 isoform X2 has product MSSQPIVVPGGEHQRLQPETHSVPVGSSADTFKTMTPPNVSRSLSQPADRQPRRGSIQAQSTPLPKLPSTESLSTSINITTGASPISPGISGMGEGSQKMDNLSEKSLESCKLTRKESYKAQRKNYRMEKKRVANELLSSFKDPTVIVMSDWLKVRGTLKGWTKLWCILKPGLLLLYKSPKTKSNHWVGTVLLNTCQVIERPSKKDGFCFKLFHPLEQSIWAPRGPEKEAIGIIMYILRILLAACAVVQPLPTSYLIFRAPSQAAGKCWLDALELSLRCSSLIVRSTSALPRPLPHDATTTHETQWSEADYEKHFDDHEYDTRQVVTLDPVYTLHTDLDDISQPENGVVADAEISASDSESEASAKEDQSSEPITETPYVSNENEVLGTAGEVVTELQEEQKSLIWFLMKQVRPGMDLSKVVLPTFILESRSFLEKLADSYYHADLLSQAVLEDDAFTRMKAVVKWYLSGFYKKPQGLKKPYNPLLGETFRCYWQHPNGSRTFYLAEQLSHHPPISGFYVTNRQDGFTISATIIAKSKFYGNSTSAVLDGIAVLTMLPRGEDYTMTIPYAHCKGILMGTLSMELGGKVNIICEKTGYHTELEFKLKPFLGGSEFMNQVVGRIRLGKETLATISGYWDGLISITDKRTGQESIFFNPTPEVRKKRLKKYTVPLEYQGPWESEKLWYAVTQAINKDDQIAATDAKTRLEEAQRERAKERKSLGQEWIPKYFVQDIITGNWVYRHADVRPWDPRNDVIQYEENYIVRTKTRHKTPIMRTGSIVSTDPQSQIPLLQAESRSSLSVLKSSKRQLSNNMPLADPTHDSGSSSAEAHTDSSQSLGKRKRSTARLIDIMKGIDHQMIEHTEKLNRIQQIVEQVVKKQRESGEQHHNINMFKNFVDTILIIIIVFSVQYFVNIWNNDPTKDPTKG; this is encoded by the exons ATGAGTTCGCAGCCGATCGTGGTGCCCGGCGGTGAGCATCAGCGCCTGCAGCCGGAGACCCATTCCGTGCCGGTTGGCAGCTCGGCGGACACCTTTAAGACCATGACACCACCGAACGTCAGCCGATCCCTGAGCC AGCCAGCGGATCGACAACCTCGAAGAGGCAGCATTCAAGCACAGTCTACACCATTACCTAAACTTCCATCAACTGAGTCCCTTTCGACAAGCATTAATATTACCACCGGTGCATCGCCGATCTCACCAG GGATCTCGGGAATGGGCGAAGGTAGTCAGAAAATGGATAATTTATCAGAAAAG tCGTTAGAATCCTGCAAATTAACACGAAAAGAATCCTATAAGGCTCAAAGGAAGAATTATCgaatggaaaagaaaagggtGGCCAACGAACTATTAAGTTCTTTCAAAGATCCGACTGTTATTGTTATGAGTGATTGGTTAAAGGTTCGTGGCACGTTAAAAGGTTGGACCAAGTTATGGTGTATTTTAAAGCCTGGATTACTGCTGCTGTATAAAAGTCCAAAAACAAAA AGCAACCACTGGGTAGGAACGGTATTACTCAATACGTGTCAAGTCATAGAACGTCCGAGTAAGAAGGATggattttgttttaaattatttcatccTTTGGAACAATCTATATGGGCCCCTCGAGGACCAGAGAAAGAAGCTATTGGTATCATTATGTATATTCTACGTATACTGCTTGCTGCat gTGCTGTTGTACAACCTTTGCCAACATCTTACTTAATTTTTCGCGCACCGTCCCAAGCGGCAGGCAAATGTTGGTTGGACGCACTAGAATTGTCGTTACGCTGTTCTTCGTTAATAGTGCGCTCGACAAGCGCATTACCGCGTCCTTTGCCACACGATGCAACCACCACTCATGAGACTCAATGGAGCGAGGCTGACTATGAAAAGCACTTTGATGATCATG AATATGATACCCGACAAGTAGTAACGCTAGATCCTGTATACACCTTGCATACAGACCTGGACGACATTAGTCAGCCGGAAAATGGAGTAGTAGCTGATGCTGAAATCAGTGCATCAGATAGCGAGTCCGAGGCATCGGCCAAGGAAGATCAATCATCAGAACCAATCACTGAAACGCCATATGTATCTAATGAAAACGAAGTTCTTGGAACG gcCGGCGAAGTTGTTACGGAATTGCAAGAAGAGCAAAAATCTTTGATATGGTTTTTAATGAAACAAGTTCGTCCTGGCATGGATTTATCTAAAGTTGTATTGCCAACTTTCATTCTGGAATCACGTTCATTTCTGGAAAAATTAGCCGATTCGTATTATCACGCCGATTTATTGTCTCA agcAGTGTTGGAGGATGATGCATTTACACGTATGAAAGCAGTAGTAAAATGGTACTTATCGGGATTTTACAAAAAACCACAAGGTTTAAAAAAGCCTTACAATCCACTTTTGGGCGAAACATTCCGTTGTTATTGGCAACATCCTAATGGTTCAAGGACATTCTATTTAGCTGAACAA tTATCGCATCATCCGCCTATCTCAGGATTTTATGTGACAAATCGCCAAGATGGATTTACTATTAGCGCTACGATTAttgcaaaatctaaattttatg gAAATTCTACCTCTGCAGTTTTGGATGGTATTGCCGTATTAACAATGCTACCAAGAGGTGAAGATTATACAATGACGATTCCTTATGCACATTGCAAAGGTATTCTTATGGGAACATTGTCTATGGAACTCGGTGGAAAAGTAAACATAATATGCGAGAAAACCGGCTATCACACCGAATTGGAATTTAAACTTAAG CCATTTCTTGGTGGTTCGGAATTCATGAATCAAGTTGTGGGACGAATACGTTTAGGAAAGGAAACTTTGGCTACTATTTCTGGATATTGGGATGGCTTGATTTCAATAACGGACAAGCGGACAGGA caaGAGAGTATTTTCTTCAATCCAACTCCAGAAGTACGCAAAAAAAGGTTGAAGAAGTATACTGTTCCTTTAGAATATCAAGGACCATGGGAAAGTGAAAAATTGTGGTACGCTGTTACACAAGCCATTAATAAGGATGATCAAATTGCTGCTACTGACGCCAAAACTCGTCTCGAAGAAGCACAAAGAGAACGAGCTAAAGAGCGAAAGAGTCTAGGACAAGAATGGATTCCAAAATATTTCGTTCAA GATATTATAACTGGAAACTGGGTTTATCGACATGCCGACGTAAGACCATGGGATCCAAGAAACGACGTAATACAGtatgaagaaaattatatagtaCGCACAAAGACCAGACATAAAACACCTATTATGCGTACTGGTAGTATTGTTTCTACTGATCCACAATCACAG aTTCCATTATTACAAGCTGAATCACGTTCCTCCTTATCAGTGCTCAAATCTTCTAAGAGACAACTTTCAAATAATATGCCTTTGGCAGATCCAACTCATGATTCTGGAAGCTCATCTGCAGAAGCACATACTGATTCTAGTCAATCcttaggaaaaagaaaacgttcaACTGCTAG GTTAATTGACATAATGAAAGGAATAGATCATCAAATGATAGAACATACTGAAAAATTGAATCGTATACAACAGATCGTAGAACAAGTTGTGAAAAAGCAAAGAGAATCTGGTGAACAAcatcataatattaatatgtttaaaaactTCGTGGATACCATActtattatcattatcgttTTTTCCGTgcaatattttgtaaatatatggAATAATGATCCTACTAAGGACCCTACTAAAGGTTAA